Genomic segment of Gopherus flavomarginatus isolate rGopFla2 chromosome 2, rGopFla2.mat.asm, whole genome shotgun sequence:
TGACCTTCTAGTCATGGGGTAGAAGAACAACTATCTTACTTTCTTAAACACCATGAAGGAAGAATGAGATACTCAGTGAAATGTGTATTTGAACAACTGAAGACACTGTTCAAATGAATTTCCCATTTGAAATGGCAAATTTTAAGAGATATGAAAGTTgatcctaaataaataaaattcaccCTTTTCCCCATCCccgaaaaaagaaaaacacaaaaacaaatagCTTAAACCCAAATTAGGTTTCAAGATTGAGAAGGTCATTAAAAATAATAGCCTGATAAAAGCAGAGGCACTGAATCTTCAGCCTAAGCTTTGTGAAGCATGTGATACAGAGTATGTGGTGCATAAAATGTCAGACTGTCTTTGACAGGCAGCAAGGTGTACACAGACCTGTAAACTGGAAGTCAACAAGTTTGGATGCTAGGcccagctctcccactgactgGCTGCGTGAACTAGGTCAAATCACATACCCTCTCGATACCCATTTCctttctcatctcctcccttGTGGCATCAAATTTAGATCGTAAGCTTtaaggcagggattgtctcttactttGTGTTTATTCAGCACCTAGTGAAATAGGGTCTAAATCTTGATAGGTGCTCCTCTGTGCTTCCATGATCCAAATAATACATTCATCAATGaacaggccaagatttttaaccCTTGTCAAGGCTAAAGTTCAGATGGGCTGAAAGGCAACATTTGCTAAGAAAGTAGTAAATTCTTGTACTTGGCACAAAATAATTTAAGACACCTCATTGCAAAAGTTGTTAAGCTTACCATGCTGAGTGAGTTATATGGTCAAATTCTTGAAACTCAGACTTGCTTTTAGCATCTTTTACCCAAATgcattctttgttttaaaaaacatctgCTGGCCCtgaagccaaagactcaaaaaaatcaagttttaGAATTTTATTCTCTAAAGACAGCATATCATTGGGAACGATTTCAATCATCATGAAAGCAAGTATCTTTACAGAAGCTGTTTAGCTCAACCTGTCTCTCTGTTATGGACCAAACTCAAACAAGTAAAGTTTTCTGGATCTTATTTTGATATAATTTCTGCATTAATTTGGCGCTTAAATATGTTAAAGTATGTATGGTAGAAGATTGGTCTTAATTATCAAATAGGCAAGTGTTTCAGTTATGATCTTGATTGCTGCCTTCCTTcttctcccctccagccccctcaaAAAGATATGAAAGGCAGACTGTTAGCTACTGTGCTGCAGCTCTATTTTGCTAGCGTTTTTATACATCATGTAAATCTTCTCTCAATCATGGGTTTGTTCTGGGGATGACCATCTCCTGTTCTACTCCTACAGGTTTTTCTGAAGAATACCATTACTAATATACACAGCATCCCACGAAAAGACAATGAATGGTCATTTTTCATAGGATCTGACTAAACAGCCAAAAGTAGATTGTAGCTGGGTAATAAAAACAGGGACTTCTGACATCTTACTATGGTTCCCTTTAACATCAGCCAGCTCACCCACCTCTCACTGAATAATAATGTTGTGATGCCACCTCCAGGAATACGTAGTACCATGTCTGTATCATTTACTCCTGGGTAAGCAGCGACTTTTTCCATCTCTTTCCAGTTTAGCCTCTGCATTAGCTCTCCAGCTGTTTTTTGAATAGCAGGTGAGAGTAAGTATCGTAGTGGCGTACTGGAATAAATCATAAAATGCAAGAATACTGTAAATAGTAATATAGGTTACTTGTGTGAAAGGGTAACTAATCTTCTAAGGCCTCAACCTGGAAATGAAAGAGAACAGGAATTGCTTTCTTCCATAAGTCAAACCCACAGGCTAATCTGAGGTTGCAAAAGATAAGCTGATCAGCAATCTGCAACATACAATGGCACATTTTGGAAGTAAATATTCTTCTTctagtgattgctcatgtcaattccaatcaggtgtgtgcaaGCCGCATGATCAGCAGCCAGAAAAATTTTCCCCTAACAGTATCCTTTGGGTCAGCCTGGGTGCCCCCTGGGGTCACACCTTCATGGCTGTTCATATAGGTGTCAACctgccaccccctcagttccttcttgccagctactctgacagagtGTTAGGCAAGTGGGTAttgaaatggacatgagcaacatctcAAAGAGAAGATAGGAGAAGGTTAGTAACAGTTTTTTCTtgttcaagtgattgctcatgtcaattccaatcaggtgattcccaagcctacACTTTAGAGGCAGGGTTGGCACTTAAATGTTCACTGACCAACTCTACCCCTGCATCATCTCTGACCTGCTGGGTAATTGCACTCAGCACTTGCCTGTCCCAGTTTCTTTAAATCAGACTCCCTGATTAACCTACTTCAAAACATGTATTCCCTTTGGGGGGTCTGATTTATTAAGTCTTTCCACAAAGTAACTCGTTGTGCCACTTTCACCCCACTTTGGGTCCATTTAAGAGTCCCAATCAGCTCTTGCCCTGGTTCAGAAGACAGGTCCTGCTCAGTCACCTTCTTAGACCTGGCATTGTAAGGTAGCCAATCCCTCTGTCTCTCCCAAAACTCAGGGCCCCTTGCTCTCCTCATGGAACAGCAtatatacaaacaaacaaacagtggtAGTTTCTCCCCTTGTGGCAGGAGCCCCATACGCTCCTCTTGGAGCTGGGTAATTCAGGCAGTTATTACAGCACTCCTTAGGTCAGGAGTCCTCGGCTTTCCTCCTAGGAGGGCCTCAACCAGCTTCTCCTTCAACTGGCTCCTTCTCCTCAATTAGTTCTTCAACTCAGAAGGTTCAACAGGCCAgtcttttcctgctgctgtctccctgctatgagggaggaggcagcagtTGGGTAAGACTATAGCAACCTTGACCCACCCACTCTGTGAAATCTCCAGGCCCCAGGCTCTTAAAGACAGTGACAGGACTTCCTCCCAAACACCACTCATTCCCTCACACGCTTCCTCTCTATCTATATCTCCTCAGCCTTTTTTCTCAATTATATACAGATATAGAACCTTTCACAATTTTGAAGGGCCACACTATGAGGGGATGGGCTGAACCCATAGCACCTAGTACCCTTAAGGGGCAGACTACCCGCATCATACTGAAATATTTATAGACCTCAAGACTCTTTTGAGACACTGAAGTCTTGTTTAACTGAAATAACAGTAGGTCTtctgcaaaaacagtgtcacattTTTTAATCGTAGATTGTGATGCCCTCAATCCCTGaaaaatgcttatttttaagAGAATTAACATTACCCTGGATTATTTGTAAGCTTAACATTGCAATGTCCTGCTAATGTAAAACAGCAGAAGCTTAAACTGATCAAAAGTTAACAGTAACTGAGGATTAATCTGAGTCATCTATTATCCAAGCTGTaatgtgaaaaaaataaacagcCAGGATAAACTGAGATGCAAACTAAAATTCAGTTTTAACTATAACCTAAAAGCATCCCTTTACAGTTCTAATTCATACATATTAAATAAGGTGGGCAATTAATTTCAGTTAATGCCTGCaattaactgaaagcaaaattaACCCATTAATTTCTTTAATGTGTTCATCGCATACCTGTGGATGGGGTAGGAGGCATCAGTAGTGGGGGGCTGAAGCATCATCTGCAGCTTCCCAGGCAACAGCtagggcctggagcagccccagccccacgccTCAAGAGGGGACTGAAGCCCTGAGTCCTGCACTGCGCTGaaaccctggggggggggggcgggggggatggggggggaagcagcttgaagcctggggctgaagccctcaccccATAAGGGGGGCTAAAGCCCATAGCAGGGCTGAAACCCAGAACCCCTAGCCCTGAccctatatttgaaaatatagaaaaccccaaaattatttaaatggtattctaataTTGTTTAACAGTTTGAGTGCAACTGTGATTaatatcacaattaatttttttaatcacttgacagccctaataagtTTGCACAACATATACACACAGAGCTAAGCAAAAGGAACCATATCAACTGTACTTAAAATAATAGACCCTATGCTAAATGGAAAACATGTCAGTTAACTTTATGGAAAAGAACAGGAATATTAAATTTCTTAAAGCATGCATATGAACATACCCATGAAGCTGCTGATCATCACACTGATATGCATGGCTGCTTGATAGAAGAATGACTTTGGCACATCTACTGCTTTTCACCCAAGAAAGCAGTGTTTGACAAAATGACCTATATTTGTTCTTTATATCAAGATGGAGGAGAAAAAGCAGAATGATAGATTAGGTATTTAAGAAATGACAAAGCTACAATTGTTATTGTTTGTAATGCTTTTAATGTTTTGGGATGATGCAAGATCATGTTCACTTAACTAAAACTATATTTTCCTTATGCTTAAGTCTTTATTTTAGAATACAGTTTTTAAATGGAAGATTAAGGATGGAACCAAGCTTAACTACACTGCTTATGATTATGAATCAAGTCAACATTTACCAGCTATTTTCCTACACTAGTATctaaaagcctcatccacctcctagTGGTAAATCTTGtgacattacaccccatattcttcatagaaatatggttatgGTATGAATATGGTATAACTAAGAGATCTTACATGagtcatcttgcataaagtacatcactggaaaggttatgatttactgaatgtgattttccaatttgtatgcatgtataatttCTGTATCTAAAACTTTTGTTACATAGGAACATTAActattacaactgtgtgtgtatttgggagacAACTAGCCATCACAGtcttgatgggccattaggaagaaacaataagaccATGAAGATGCTAatttctctccttcctgagaagcATTCTGGGACGTAGCTGTGCCACTACCAGGTCAAGTGGTACTGTCACCTGATAGAAAATACCATGTTGGACGCTGCTGGCTCTTTTCCTCTGTAGGAGGATGGGGATCAAACAAAGGTTTCCTGCCTTAGGTAAATCCCTTTTAAGGCTAGGGAGGAGGTTAATCTAGACACTCCTCCATTTCCTACCccagaagaaagactgctaaaaTTACATGTCACAGGCCCAAAGACTCCCTCCTTCAAAGGGTCCCATGGGAAGGCAAATCAGCATTGCATATGCATTGTATATTACTAACTCTGTTGCAAGCATTGCAGGGCATTTTGGGAAGGATCGAATGTGAGAGTGTGGAATGAAAGATTCCTTTGGAGGCTGCAAGAGGCCAAAGGGGGAAGAAGGAAGAGAGCAGAATGGGTTAACTCAACACtgtagctagcaagctcagtccAACAAGACAACGCTGGTCCCAGTCCAAGATCACAGCGCTAGACAAAAAGTCTGCAGTGGTGTTTATCTTTCACCCAGCCACAGGAACAGAAAAAGTCCACTGAACCAGGGCTGCAGAGATGGAAAACACAGGTGAGAtgactgggggaggaggcaggtggGGGATGGCGGAACGCAGAGCTTTGCATCCCTGGagccagtgtgttttgggaaggtggaaaaaaaaagccacagaaaGCTGGTTTGGACTGGTACAAAAAGCATCAGGAACAGCGGTCTCAGAACGGAacacccccaaaaaactctcctgAGAGCTGGAGCAATTTGGAAATCAAACAGTGGACCTTAACCAATCTGGGCCCATCTGCCCTTCCCCCATCTTCTTACATTACACCCAGGCGTGGCCAGCCTTGGGTAGAGCATGAGAGAGTATAAAAGTGGGCTAGGGCTTGGGCCATTAacgctttcttccttcctctgagtgacATGGGGAGCCCTCATCACTCTCCGCTATTATTTTATCAATAAAGCTTTATAACTCAAACACTTGGTGTGCTCTGTCATCTCCTCCCTAAAAATTCTGCAGCCTCAGCCTAATCACATGACACCCCAGGCAGACTGGTAACCTAACTCTGTCACTCATGAAGGGACAAAGGAACTAACTTGAGGGGAAAGGCAGGGGTGAGTCCTAACTGAGAAGGGTCCAGTCTGTAAGAataaataactggaactctaagctagAGAAACTCTACTAATAGCTTAAAATaccatttagggtgagaaattacttattgaaaccagtctctttacgatcttaagcttagtatgggcgttttgttttatttgctcagtaatctgctttgtttggTTTGCTGtcccttacaatcacttaaaagctgccttttatagttaataaatttgtttattattaaacccagtttgtgcaatttctaagcggggggggggggtagggcaagaagttgtgcacctctctcttcacactgagggagagggtgctgtgcagatttttctatacagcacaagacagtattattttgagTTTATTCCACAAAAGGGGGGTGCATGTGAGTGCTGGGTGAATCCTCTCACACAAAGCTGACTTCTGtctgtctgcagctgggtgtagccctacctgtgtgtgtgctgcaagaaACCGGAGAGCCTAATTCACCAAACGGAGAGGGAATCCAGGATAGTGGAGCAGGAGCAGCTCAGTGAAACCCCATTACATAAGGTGGCATCCCAAAAGGGGGTCCAACCCATCCTAAATCTACTACAGCGAGACTGTAAattttgaaggtttttaagaacccaTACACTTGAACTTGCCAAAAATTGTGCTCAGTTACTCTGGTATGGTAAATGCTGGCATTAATGGCAATCACTTTCTCTACATAGCAAGTATACAACAATATGAATTCCTCATTTCACATTATAACCTCAGTTCTGAGGTAGATGAAGAATCCTGAGAAACAGCTCAATCATTTTGACGacagaaataaatttattttagagATAAACAGCACAAGTATGCACTAATTACAAGtaaggctgcaagtttgtcacagaggtcacaggttCTGGGACTTTCcaggacttctgcagcagccggtgCAGCTGCCCTGGAGGCCGCCTGAGCAGCTAAGGCaatcccagggccagctgcaccagcccctgctggggcagtctcgggccaccacacccaccagcagcaggagtttgggtgttggaggagggctcagggctggggcacaggaggaggtgagggctctgggcagtCCTTACCTTGAGGGGTGCTCCCTGAAAGCGATGACAGccctcagctcctaggtggaggtaaggccagggggctctgcgcgcTACCTCCATAGCTCCCATTcgctgcagttcccggccaatgggcgctgcggagttggtgctcagggcagaggcagcacatagagctgcctggccatgcctctgcttaagagcagagggaggaggatgttgctgcttccagggaggCACGGAGccaagtagggagcctgccagtacCCTCCTGCCTTGCAGATTTAGTCAGggggtatatagtacaaataATGGATGGGTCACAGGCCACGAATTATTGTTTCCTGCCCATGGCCTgtctgatttttactaaaaatacccgtcactaaaacgtagccttaattataaggagatattttccaaaaataaatgGATTAAATACTGCCACTATCCTAGTGACAATAACTAAATAATATACATCATGCACCTATCGTATGATTAAGTCCAATTTGTGTTTTCTCAGCAGTCCACAACCAGAGTTTAATTCAAACAGTAGATAAACAATTAGGTAATTAATGGCAATTTTCAACTGTATTTGTTAAGCATCTTACTAGTTACAACAGTTTAGAAAGATTTTGATTCCAGCTTATTtcccattattttatatatttgctGGATAGAAGCCTTGCCAGAAACAATTTTTAGAGTTGTTTTAAAGAAGTGATTTTCTGTACTGGAAACTTTCTCCAGCTGGAGTTACTTTTGGGTTTATTTCATAAGATGGTTAACATGAATCTTGACTGCTAAAGAATTTGGATACGAACATTTTCTTATTCAGCTCTCAACAGATTCAGTGGGAACAACCAATAACATACATACCTTTACAAACGGTGATCTGATCTGGAGAACCACAAGCTTCTTAGAGGGTAAAGAatacactgcaaaaaacaaaaagttgTGTAAAGAGAAAACAAGTGCATAATGTAGGGTTAGACATGTTCAGATTAATATGATTTATACCAGTGGATAAAAAAAAGGATATtctaaataaaaattaatttaaatcagatttgatttaaattaaatagaCTTTGAAATAGAAAAAGGTATTTAAAATCATTATAATCATTGCTAAGGCCTAACTTTAGTATAATTATCAtttaaactaaataaaaatatgcaataatttattaaaataaattcaatACGTTTGGCgctgaagttttaaagaaaatcaaaccactgaactggtggaagttacTAGCTAAGCATTTGGAACCAGAGTTTGGTGAAATGGTAAGAGAGCTTTTGACACCAGCAGCCTCTTCCAAGGGGCAAAGCTGCAGGAAGGATTCATAGGTTGTCTTCAATAGATTATTCTTCCAGGCAACAATTTTCTCATGAATCCTGTGATTCACATCATTCAGATGAAGGATGTGGGTGTTTTTTCCTTGCAGACCTGTATTCAATTCATTTAGTTTCCCTTAATATGTTGGTGATATAAGCACATCTTCCtttggtcacacaggaagctaaATTTATCCTTTTTGCAGTCTATTGCACAGATACACAGCtctctctgttaaaaaaaaaatcatccaagtACTTTTCCTCTTGACATTAAATcattaggaatcattaaagaggggatagaaaataagacagaataaATTATTGCCcatatataaatctatggtatgcccagatctcgaatactgtgtacagatgtggtctcctcatctcgaaaaagatatactggcactagaaaaggttcagaaaagtgcAAGTAAAATGATTATtagtttggaatgggtcccatatgaggagagattaaagaggctaggcctcttcagcttggaaaagaggacacaaggggggatatgatagaggtatataaaatcatgagtgatgtagagaaagtggataaggaaacattatttacttgttcccataatacaaaaactaggagtcaccaaatgaaattaataggc
This window contains:
- the PSMG2 gene encoding proteasome assembly chaperone 2 isoform X3: MFVPCGSSAPPDFEGFTLLLPAVSVGNVGQLAVDLVIFTLDMPKVGYFYTDCLVPMVGNNPYATAEENSTELSINAEVYSLPSKKLVVLQIRSPFVKNKYRSFCQTLLSWVKSSRCAKVILLSSSHAYQCDDQQLHGTPLRYLLSPAIQKTAGELMQRLNWKEMEKVAAYPGVNDTDMVLRIPGGGITTLLFSERFLSDGALSWSPISSYIHPKNVYLLTQ